The following coding sequences are from one Nicotiana tomentosiformis chromosome 3, ASM39032v3, whole genome shotgun sequence window:
- the LOC138908122 gene encoding uncharacterized protein has translation MENAGARTVTELHELEEFRFHAFENARLYKESLKMMHDKHILDRNFKPGDLVLLYNSRLRLFPGKLKSRWSGPFRVVQVFSSRAVEIESEDGTNRFKVNGQRLKHYLGMVKEKGEKVMMSLEEPQYVSEVQS, from the coding sequence ATGGAAAATGCAGGCGCACGTACAGTCACAGAGCTACATGAACTCGAGGAATTCCGGTTCCATGCATTCGAGAATGCAAGATTGTACAAAGAAAGTTTGAAGATGATGCATGATAAGCACATTCTAGATCGGAACTTCAAACCCGGAGATCTAGTattgttatacaactcgagattaAGATTGTTTCCGGGTAAGCTGAAATCtagatggtcaggaccatttagagttgtgcaagtgttctcaagTAGAGCAGTAGAAATTGAGTCCGAAGATGGAACGAATAGGTTTAAAGtgaatgggcaaaggttgaaacacTACCTTGGAATGGTTAAAGAAAAAGGCGAGAAAGTTATGATGTCTTTGGAAGAGCCCCAATATGTGAGCGAAGTGCAATCATGA
- the LOC138908123 gene encoding uncharacterized protein, producing MEMLRQIQLNILLMDALREMLGYAKMMKDLMSRKFEFQDLSTVTLTQTYSTVVTRPMAQKLSNPGSFTIPCTIGNYAFAKALCDLGASINLMPLAIYTKLGIGRARPTSILQLADRTIKRPTGILDDVLVQVGKFVFPADFVILDCQVDEEIPIILGRPFLATRRALIDCETGELKMRLNNEEIIFNVQQSMRRSSEFVNYSLVEVVDVEQLQQVLQECKTVIGWTMADIKGISRPFACTRFSWKKGTNLPENIKES from the exons atggaaatgcttagacaaattcaattgaatattctgctgatggatgctttgagggaaatgctaggctatgcaaaaatgatgaaggatctGATGTCTCGAAAATTTGAATTTCAGGACCTGTCTACTGTAACTCTAACTCAAACTTACAGCACGGTAGTGACAAGACCTATGGCTCAAAAATTGTCTAATCCCGGTAGTTTCACTATCCCATGCACAATTGGAaattatgcttttgctaaagcattgtgtgacttaggagccagtatcaacttgatgcctttGGCAATCTACACAAAATTAGGCATTGGCAGAGCTAGACCGACCTCAATATTGCAACTGGCTGATCGCACAATCAAAAGGCCGACAGGAATTCTGGATGATGTGCTCGTCCAAGTGgggaagtttgtatttcctgcCGACTTCGTTATTCTTGACTGTCAAGTTGACGAAGAAATACCAATAATTTTGGGGAGGCCGTTCTTAGCCACTAGGAGAGCATTGATCGACTGTGAGACTGGAGAGTTAAAAATGAGGTTGAATAATGAGGAAATAATATTCAATGTTCAACAATCTATGAGGAGGTCCAGCGAATTTGTAAATTATTCACTAGTGGAGGTGGTGGAT GTAGAACAACTCCAACAGGTGTTACAGGAATGTAAGACTGTTATTGGTTGGACCATGGCAGATATAAAGGGTATCAGCcggccttttgcatgcacaagattctcTTGGAAGAAGGGTACAAACCTTCCAGAAAACATCAAAGAAAGCTGA